tgttttttgttttttttctgaggtgggatatttgtttgttttattttttctcgTTAGGATTCTGAAGGTGCTGCAAATTACACCCGTTAAATCCCTGACACATTTTGGTTTCATGATGGAGTATTGATATTGTAATTAACGTTGCCACTGGTGTTCAGCGAGAGGCACATAACGCGGCGCctcgaaaaggaaaaatctctAAGAAGGGAGGGAGATGTCAATTAGAAATAGTGTTGTTTAATTACCAGTTAATTGAAGCAATAACATTTGCGTCCTGTGTTGCAAGAATGAACAGGTGAATAATGAAGAAGATAATTACTGTTTATGAGATTGTCAGGAATAGTAGGGTGAGGTAAGGGATCATTGGTAATCTCAAAATGGCAGATAATGAGCTCATTTTTGCTCTCAGCTTTGAGGTGTTTTTAATGTTATCCGTATTCATATTCTGAATCATAAATGTCCAATTTTTTCTACATGGGCACAGAACATACATATGGGTTGGACATTGTAAAATGGGACTTCAGTATATAGcactttcttctgtgatttgtgGAAATGACTGATTTAgctgaattgttttttttttattttgatattaTACACTTTTAATAGGCAGTGCTGAAGCAGCAGTCCTACTCTATTCTGTTTACTTTTATATttgcacatttattttttataaccaATCACACTGCATTCTATGAAATGTACTGGAAAGCACACGTGAATACATATTCGGTTCCTGACGTGCATTTTAAACATGCGTGCGATGTTATTGATTAATAATGCCTTTTGAAAATGTTCAATTTGCTGTCAGTCTACAGCTGAGGCATCTAAATTCAGCTGCAGCGACATTCTGGGATCTCAGCCCGGTGTAACTGTACCCAGAAGCCTGCTGCTGCAGACACCCATAATCACACGGGAATATGTCATTTGGAATAACACTTAGCAGGACCTTGGGAGAAATCAATTCCCTTTTGCCAGTCACTGGCCCACAATTGTTATAAACATGAAGGGGGGGGGACCTTTTGACATAGCTCTCAGTCAATGGCGCGCCATGAATTACAGGGTCCTGCCAGATTCCTTGCTGCTTGTTAGAGGACGCACTATGCAGAGTCATCTGTTTGATTCTCTGTAGTGTCTTAACAATGAGTCTCCACAGCCTCTCTCCGCCAAGATGTTTTCTGTTTGCCTTGTCACATTTCAAAAAACGGATTTACAGAGTGACGCTTAAAGCATGAATGCTGGACATGATGCAAAAGCTCTGCATATAAGGGGAATCAACAAATCTCTCTCTTGATTTCTTCATAGaattatctgtttttttttttttttaattgcatttcccTGTTCCTTTGCAGTGTACGAGCCAGATGACGACGTCGGTGTCCAGGATGCCATCGCAGAGGATGACGCAGAGAACACCATGACAACTGAGGAAGAGGGCCCCGACAAGGCCAGTCTTAAGGAGTCGGAGGAGAAGGAGGTCGACAATAAAAGCAGCTACAGCTACCAGAACTCTCCTCTGAGCATCCTCTCCAATCAGGAAGCCGAATTGGAGTCCCGCCTCAGTGACGCCAGCGACAGACTGTCTGACTTCAAGAGCACCTCAACACCAGAGAGCCAGAGGGACCCAGAGAGTAAGGGCTCCAAGCTGAAAGATGAGATGCACAACAGCCTGGAGAAAATGCGAGCTGCATATGCCAACTTCCTCTCGGATTCCTACTGGACGGGAATTGGCATGGATTTGAAGATGGCTAACAATGCAAGCAAAGGAAGCTGCGATAGCACCAATGGGAGTACCAAAAGTGAGTTTGACTGGCACCAGGACGCACTCTCCAAAACCCTCCAACAGACTCTTTCTCCCAAGCCTGCCTCCAAGCCAAACCTCTTCAGCTCCGTCCACCTTTACAGGCAGAGCAACAAGGCATGCGGGGCCGTCTTCACGGGGGCCAGCCGGTTCCGCTGCAAGGACTGCAGTGCAGCTTACGACACCCTGGTGGAGCTGACGGTGCACATGAACAAAAGTGGCCATTACCAAGATGACAACCATACCAGACAAGGTAGCACCTCCACGTCTTCCTCCAAGATGCGAAAAAGGAACCTGCAGGACATGGAGGGGAAGGAAGATGCACAGAAAGTCCTTAAATGCATGTTCTGTGGCCACTCTTTTGACTCCCTGCAAGATTTAAGTGTCCATATGATAAAAACTAAACATTACCAAAAAGTGCCTTTGAAAGAACCCATTCCCGTAATCACACCCAAACTAATTCCACCGACTAAAAAGCGGGCGTATGAAGTCACAAGACCCTGTTCTCCAGACTCAACCACAGGGGTAGCCAACTACAATGATGCACAAAGGTCCTCCGGCCTCCATGCTCCCCACAGCAATCGTTATGGGTATCAGAATGGTGCGAGCTACACGTGGCAGTTCGAGACATGCAAGTCTCAGATCTTAAAGTGCATGGAGTGTGGAAGCTCGCACGACACTCTCCAGCAGCTCACAACTCATATGATGGTCACAGGGCACTTCATCAAGGTTACAAGTTCGGCTTCTAAGAAGGGGAAGCAGCTAGCTTTGGACCCCCTAGCCGTCGAGAAGATGCAAGTGTTCGCGGAGCCCACAAATGActtgccctccggtacagaagGTGACAAAGGGTCTCCAAAGAGTATGGCCACTGGCAACACTGAGAAGGACATGAGGAAGGAGGGGTCGGTGGAGAAAACTGCAAGCACCAAAGTAGAAGAGAGCGAAGTCAAAGATCATAAACTGGATGGTGAAGACCAAAAGCAAGAGGATAAACCATTCAAGTATCCATACTTGCGTGAAGAGGACCTTGAGCAGATgtctggaggaggaggagacatTCTGAAGTCTCTGGCTAATACAGTAGCGTCTGCCATTAACAAGGCGCAGACTGGAACACCCAGTTGGAGTGCCTATCCTAGCATTCACGCTGCATATCAGCTCTCTGGAGTAACTAAGAGTGTTCCTCTTTCAGTGTCACCGCCCATTCAGCTAAAACAGACCTTTAACAGCAAACTGAGGCCCATAGCTCCAAAAGGGAAGTTTTATCAGCCCGGTGCAGGGGCTGAGTGTTTTCCAGGCCAGCATCAGAGCATGGACATCAAAAAAGAACTGGGCAGCACCTGCGACAGCAAAGAAAGCAAAAAGTTTGATGAGGCTGAGAACGATGACAGCGATGGCCACGAagattcctcctcctcttcaaaGCTGGATGCAGACTATGTGAAAGAAGGGAACGAGGTGATCAAAGGGAAATTGAGCCCGGATTTCTCCGACAAAGGGAAGATATCACCAAGCCCTCCTGCCAGCAATGGATGCATTAATCCCTCAGCGCTTGTCAATGACTCCCCTGAGATTCTTGGCATAAACCCACTAAGTGCACTGCAGTCTGTTCTGAACAATCACTTGGGTAAGGCTAATAAGCCTTCAAACTCAAGACCAGAGGCCACACTCACAAATCGCAGGCACTCCACATTCACCAAAGTCAACCGTGGTCTGGAGAAACCTGCCTTGGCTCTTATTCCACCCAGAGATGGCAGGGTCAACAACTTCCTCTTCGAGAGCAACGACCAACCAATCGACTTAACGAAATATAAACAACACAAACCGAGTCCTGCTCGCCTGCAGAGCTCAACGCCAATGCCACAGAAGCACGCTCTCTCTGACATTGCAGACATGGTCAAGGTTCTTCCAAAAGCCACAACCCCAAAACCAGCCATGCCTTCAAAGATGCCTCCCATGAAGCTCGAATCGGACGTGCGCCGTTTTGAAGATGTGTCTGCGGAGGTGTACTCAGTCCATAAGCGGAAAGGGCGGCAGTCCAACTGGAATCCACAGCATCTCCTTATTCTGCAAGCTCAGTTTGCCTCTAGCCTCTTCCAGACATCGGAGGGCAAATTCTTGCTTTCGGATCTCGGCCCTCAGGAGCGGATGCATATTTCGAAGTTCACCGGACTTTCCATGACCACCATCAGCCACTGGCTGGCCAATGTGAAATACCAGCTGAGAAAAACAGGAGGCACCAAATTCTTGAAGAACATGGACACCGGCCATCCGATCTTCTACTGCAATGACTGCGCATCTCAATTCAGGACACCGTCTGCTTTTATCATCCACCTGGAATCCCACCTAGGTTTCCAGATTAAAGACATGAGCAGACTGCCACTGGAGCACCAGACAAAAGCAGAGCCAGAACTTTCAAAGGCTTTGGGAGCCGGAACAACGGAGGCCCCGTCTCCAGAGGAAGACATAGACTCTAAGTTCAAATGTAAACTCTGCAGTCGGACATTCGCCAGCAACCACGCCGTTAAACTCCACTTAAGTAAAACTCACAGCAAGTCACCTGAGAACCATTCACAATATGTTGAAATGGACAAGGAATAACACAACAAAGGCCCAACTTTTTACTATACATTTAATTTTGCTGATTCTTTAATGCttaaaaaagtttaaaaaaatgtaaaaaaaaaaaaaaagtctcttACCATGTTTCAAGTAGCATTACTTGCTGTCTTTAGGAAAATCTATTAGTGAGattcaaaaataaatatttttaataaagaCCAGTATGGACCGTCTGCCTGAACTTAAAATGGACTATTAtcagaaaaaagaaaataaaaaaaaaaatttgatggTCCAAAGACCTAACAGCTCATCATTTTGCACCCTAATCAAATGCATCACCAGTAATGAAATGTATTACTGCTTGAAACATAATTGCTGATGTCTGCATGCAATAGCATTGGCCATGACTACTATTTATTTGTATGATATGCCAAGTTTTAATTGTATTACTTTTAAGACTGATTAATGCGTTTAATTGTAATTTACAATTCTAATTGTGAGTCAACTGCATAAATGTGCAGGTGTACCATCAGGTAGCCAGAAACCTGTTAACACATTTATGGAAAATGTACAGTATAATGCTCTGTAAAATGTTTGTGTTGCAATGATAGAAGAAAAGCActttaataaatgtttaatcacCCGTTTAGGCTCAGATTCTGTAAATGATCCAACCATTTTAGACAGGCTGAAAATGAGGGTGTCCCATCGATGTTAATagagctgaacaaacatagtgTGTTTCATGTTTAAAAGATGGGGAAGCGATTGACACCTGCACCTTTTTTTACCTATACAAATAAAGCGTTAACATTTTCTAACAAACTGTGTCGTTTAGAGTTACCAGCATTCTGTTTCTTTTGTGGCCGTCTTATGGGTCATTGTCACAGAACTAAAATGTGTGATCGTCACGGCAACCTTGTGGAATTTCACGCATGAATAAGGCACTTTGATCAAGGCTATATACTTGCCTGAAATTTACTGTGCTTCCATATTCACTAGATGGAGCAATGGATCAATATTTTGCAGGGTTAAAGTTCACGTAAAAAAAGAAGATCACATCATTACCAGAAGCTCTTTTTATATGAAGTCATCCTTttcattaaaattaataaatttaTTCATCAGACTtttttttgcctctgctctaGCCAGCGCATTATGGTGTAATAATCAAGATTTTCAATAAATTTGTCTTAATTCTGTCAATCAGTAATACCTTTGGAAAGTTAATTATATCAGTCAGACCAGAGACGGAAAGACTCTATACAACTGAACTTCCAAGTAAGATTAAGCGAATATAGAAGCCAATTATTGCATTCGACTTCCTGTACAGGCTTAAAAGACTATAAACTTATTTTCAGAGCAGAAAGCATTGTGACTCTGAAGCTGTAATGAGCTCTTGCAGTCTCCTGACTTTCCTGTGTCAGTGGAAATTTTTCgtattttcacatttttggCCGTACAGAGGTTTGTAATGTCAGCGCAGACGTCAAAGGAGGTAAGAACATCTCTTAAAGAAATTAAGAACGCTGGTGACCAAAGCATAATGACCTAGTATTTTCCGTGTGGTTTGCCGCTTATGAAATGACCATGAATTCTTATTTTTGGGTGATGATTCGAATGGATTTATCTGGATAGGACATTTCTGGGCCATAGAATGTCGCTTCAGTCATTATCGGTGATTTTCTCCATATTCAAAGAACGATGAACTAAAAATTTACCTTCGGACATTGCTGTAAAAGCGAGCGCTAGCGTAACTTAACTACAAACCGATATAGAAGTAAGCAGCCTATTTGTACAAATCAGACAATACCAGTAGGTCTGTGCAAAATGGCTTAAGAGAATTAGCTTATGTGTTCGGGGAAACGCTGAAATTCTGGCGATAACCTGTTAATTACCTCCTGTGAGCCTTGTTCTGCTGTGATTTTTGGTGCAGAGATCAAAGAGTTGCCTTTGAGCAGTTTGGCTGCAAGTTCAGGAGAGTTGCATGTTTTCACTTCCCAGGAAGTTCCCTGCTACCTGCTCTGGATCACTTTGCTATAACTCTACACATGAGTGAAGTGTGCAAGTGACATGCTGCTTATAGCCTCTGCTGAAGTTTgggcttttttttcccaaaaaaagAATCTATATGAACCTGAGGCCCATATCGAAGTGCTCATTCACAGGGGCTGGGCCATAGGGccacagctgaaagctgattggcctccaAAGTGcccttcccctgtcactcactaaaccaaaacatattattggctaatgatatgGTCGGCGCCTATGTATGAATTTTGGTCCCTTTTATGCCCCTCTACCTTAAAAAAAGTCCTCGATTTGCCTCTGCTCATTCACTGCCACCCAGTGAACCCGGTCCACCTGTCTTTAAGGTGAACTGTGTGCCCATTTCTAGAAGACATGCGATCTGTCACATAGTAGGTGGCAAATTGTGGAGATGTGACGTTTCCGTGGTCCTGAAGAATGTAGCTCTTTGGTCAGAATCATGGTCCCCAGTGACCATCTGTCCTCAAACCCCTCGTTCATCTCAGTGACTTAAACAGGaagagagaaaacaagtgtcTTAATCAGGAATGGAAGACATATGAATCAACAGAACTGTTTCATCTTAAACTGCGCTTTAAATCATCTGTACCGCAAAACACGTTACACCAATTAAACATGTACCACACTGCTGTGTTTTTCATTAGTGGTGCGTTTGTCTTGAATTAGGCCTGAAGAATTGTGTCATcactctgggaaaaaaaaagaaaaaaaaaacggattttttttttccttttatggCTGTGATTACAATTGTTATTTTGGCAGTAACTGCACTTCTGAAGCACTCCAGTAATGGATGCAGTTCCAAATGTATATTATGAAGTTTACTTTGGAATGGGGACTCGTCAGAATCACAAATATGATTGGTTCCGGGGAACCGCATTGTAAATAAAAAAGCCGCCTCGAAACCAATGTTGTCATAGGAAACAACACCGTACGACGCAGATTACAGCCTGAATCACAGCCGTTGCTGTATTTCCATCATATAAGGTCGTGTTTTGTGTCTCAGCCATTATACACCATGAGGATAATTACCTTCAGCACTTGTGTTGTTAAATAGCAATTGTAGACACGAATGACACAAACAAGGCAAGTGCACATGAGAGAAAGCTACTTTTTAGTTGTAGTACAGTCCTAAAAAGTAGAAAGACCCAGAATCCATTCTGCTGATTCACACCTTTTGGCTTCTCAAACAAACAAGCTTTAACTGTAGTCGCATATGTTTTTTATTTCCTTTCATCATCCGGCCAGTAAAGATTTTACACACTATTAAGTGTTGCATTATccaaattaaaatgtatttctgaTCAGCTCGTTACTGGAGTTGAATTCTGTTTGTGTTATATACAGCAGTGTATTTCCGTCTATTATAGCTTTAACACCTTGACGCGCGTAACTTCAATGTTGAACAACATCCCATAAATGCATAACAACACTTAATGTTATCATCATCAGATAGTCTGTACATTCGAAAATGTaaccttttaaataaaaaattgtcgtaaacacaaagaaaatgtattccatttttttttttttgcaaataagtCCCAGTGTTAGTTAGTAGCTGTTTCCTGATATACGACACAATGAAATCACTCCGACTTGACTTAACGTTGTTGTGATTTTATACGTACTCTGGCCGTGAAGTTTCCAGCATTTTAGAGGAAACGCTAAGCTAAATAGTTTTCTGAGTGCTTCACAAAATGCTCTGTGCTGTTCACTGCAACAGAAAAATTCTGGGCTGATACATGCGCCAGTGGTGGATCTGAATTTGCATCCTGGATAAACACAGTGGGTTCTGTAACCGAAGTGGATCTGCCTGCACTGTAACTGTAATGCCTTAGAATAACCttgctgtaataataatggcgaCAAGTCACACTGCACCTATAACACCCTCCAGTAGAACGATGCTGGAAAAACATGCTTTTATGTGGCCCATTAAAAGCCCAAAATTACTGCTTTAATGTGGAAGTTATTGTTGTTGATGCTACCCTAGTATTTATGCTACACATATAAAATTAAAGATGAGTAATATGGTATTTAGACTGTAATCAGGGAAACTGTACCACATGTATTTATAAATAGCTAGCATACCTTGGCTGAGTTTTCCCATTTTCTCTTCAGTGATATTTTGTTGAAAACTGATACCCACAATGCAGTTGTACATGACTGGAATGCATCCAATTCATTCATGATATTTGAATATTCGCGTGTGGACGGTTGGTACAATTTGAAGGCtgagagaaaataaaacatgACATTGATTCAATGACATAAAAGCCTTAGAAATTCCCTGTTTAATTCACGGGCAACTGGAACCCTTTTGAATGCGCTGCTTTAGGGACGAGACTCGGCAACAAAACAACCCAGCTTTCAGATGTAACTAGACCCTCTTTGACATGAAGTGCAAACATTTTACATCAAGCTAGAACACCATGGAGAGGCACCTCCTCACGGCCACCGGCAGCAACCTCCACTCTTCTTTAAAATCCACCTGCTGTATGTGACTGGTACTTTAATCAATAAGAATGTTTTATTCGCAGTGGTCATGTAGTACGAGTAAATGACTATTGGAATGCTGCTTTTTACACATCCCATCTTGCTTACCCttgtgagacacacacacatatacacatgtgtgtattcatatctttgtggggaccatccattcatttctatcggcaaaaccctaatctagACAATGATAACCTTAACTCCTGTCCTGCTCCAACCTTAACGACCTAAACAAAATTCAAgacctttggcatttttagctttttgatagcaatcacagatttttctAAAATCGAGTTTCTGCttgtggtccccacaaggtcgaAATAATAGACTTTTATCAGATTGCGGGGAcaattggtccccacaatgtaatatacacatcacacacacacacatacatactcatatacatatatatgaagTTAGAGGACTTCCTGAAGGGCAGGGAAACCATACTGCTGAGGCCGgtgctcaaaccagcaaccttctgacctCAAACTCCGAGGCCTAACTCTCTAAGACACACACTACCCCAACGCTCTACGTGTAAAAAATACACAACCCAGCACTTGGTAGATATACTTCGTACATGAtccaagcatttttttttacgaTTACTCTGGCACAAGGAGGAAATAACAGCAATATATTGGCTTAAAAGCATCGTAGGAAAGAGACACAAATAACTTGAGCCGTACGCAAAAGCACTTTCCACTGAGCGTTCATAATCGCAAGGGCAAAGCGTGCAGCCCGCTTCACCCGGCAGGATTCCTGGAATGTTAAAAAGGACACCAGCGCTCTGTTTCCTTCTTTGTTCCCGTACGGCGTCTGTCCCCGAGTGTTGCTTGTGAAAATCCAGATTACATATTTTTGTGATTAAATCGGCTTTACTTGGTACGCCGAACTACTGCGGTATCATTACGATTAAACATTCCTTCCTCTTTTATTTCAAggctattaaaaaataattgccTTCTAAATTCATAAACATTTAATGCTATTTCATCTTTTTTTTAAGCAATCAAGGCTTCAATTACCACAACCCATCATATCTCAGTTTTATAACAGGCGACTGACATTTGATGGTAAATGGAAAAAAGCAGACGGTGGCAGTGGTGATTTGAATGTTCTGACACCGACTTGCCCTCTATTGTTGGGAATGAGAAGGCAATCACGATTGTTCATCAGATGGTACCTAATGCAGTTAAAGTATTCAGCTATAATTTCTCCTTGCATTTATAATTACTGTCATAGACCACACACCTCAGTGAGCAGATTAAAGCTATAAATTATTTAGGCCTTGCTTTTGCATGGGAACCTTGATTTGTCTGGTGAGCCATTATGCTTTAGAGTATCAACTATTTTAACGTGAGGGGCCCTGGCAAGCGGTTTAAGAAAAGGCAGAACAATATGATAAAATGAGTGCGATGTTCCAGTCATTTGTGTTTTCAATTAAAATTAAATCCAGGGCTTCCAGATTGTCTTGTCAAACCGAAGTGCACCGCAATGCAGATTTCTGTCTCCATTCTTGTTAAATTAAAACATCTTGAAATACAGACCCGGCAGCCGCACCTTTTTCAATTGTGCGGCTTGATTGAAAACCAATACTCATCATTTCAATGTGTCTATCGTCCATAACGCTGTAATTAAATACAATGCAAGATATATTACGCATTCAGATTCTTCCTGTGCCAATACGTTTGAGTTTTATGTTTCTCCTCTCgtgttatttttattcttatttAGGCACAAACGGAAACAAGAGTCTGTTAGATTTGATTATTGGACAAATGTAATTTCAGCATACAGGATTGAAAGCAGTCTGCCATATGTGTGACAGTATTCTTATCGGTAAGCCAAAAGCTtgccgaaaaaaatcaactgaaataatgataaacatacacacacacagacaccaagTGGCCAATTTTTAGGGTGCACTTagatcaggggtctccaactccggtccggagacctactatccagtaggttttctatcttacccagcttctgatgagccacgcctgtccttggtatttacctgagaacaggtgcaattcatcagaagccagggaggacagaaaacctactggatagtagctctccaggaccggagttagaGACCCCTGACCTAGATAGCACTGGGTTATACCCAGTTTTTCTTCCAGAGACTAGATGGGTTATACTTTTACAGATGCCTTTCTGCACACCATTGCTGTACTCTGCTTCCTATTGGCTGTTAGGAGCTTGGCCTTTCTCCCCTGACCTTTCTAAGTCACAGAAATGCCATCGGCTGGATGGTTTGTGGTCCATCACACCATCCCCTTCACACTCATAAGCAGGTGGgcgtttctgagatgctggaatcGCCACGTCTGGCACCAGCAGTCGCAATAAATTCAGAATCGCTTAGATGAGGTGTCTTAATCGTTCTAATGTTTAGCCGCAT
This genomic stretch from Brienomyrus brachyistius isolate T26 chromosome 6, BBRACH_0.4, whole genome shotgun sequence harbors:
- the LOC125745496 gene encoding teashirt homolog 2 — its product is MPRRKQQAPRRAAVYEPDDDVGVQDAIAEDDAENTMTTEEEGPDKASLKESEEKEVDNKSSYSYQNSPLSILSNQEAELESRLSDASDRLSDFKSTSTPESQRDPESKGSKLKDEMHNSLEKMRAAYANFLSDSYWTGIGMDLKMANNASKGSCDSTNGSTKSEFDWHQDALSKTLQQTLSPKPASKPNLFSSVHLYRQSNKACGAVFTGASRFRCKDCSAAYDTLVELTVHMNKSGHYQDDNHTRQGSTSTSSSKMRKRNLQDMEGKEDAQKVLKCMFCGHSFDSLQDLSVHMIKTKHYQKVPLKEPIPVITPKLIPPTKKRAYEVTRPCSPDSTTGVANYNDAQRSSGLHAPHSNRYGYQNGASYTWQFETCKSQILKCMECGSSHDTLQQLTTHMMVTGHFIKVTSSASKKGKQLALDPLAVEKMQVFAEPTNDLPSGTEGDKGSPKSMATGNTEKDMRKEGSVEKTASTKVEESEVKDHKLDGEDQKQEDKPFKYPYLREEDLEQMSGGGGDILKSLANTVASAINKAQTGTPSWSAYPSIHAAYQLSGVTKSVPLSVSPPIQLKQTFNSKLRPIAPKGKFYQPGAGAECFPGQHQSMDIKKELGSTCDSKESKKFDEAENDDSDGHEDSSSSSKLDADYVKEGNEVIKGKLSPDFSDKGKISPSPPASNGCINPSALVNDSPEILGINPLSALQSVLNNHLGKANKPSNSRPEATLTNRRHSTFTKVNRGLEKPALALIPPRDGRVNNFLFESNDQPIDLTKYKQHKPSPARLQSSTPMPQKHALSDIADMVKVLPKATTPKPAMPSKMPPMKLESDVRRFEDVSAEVYSVHKRKGRQSNWNPQHLLILQAQFASSLFQTSEGKFLLSDLGPQERMHISKFTGLSMTTISHWLANVKYQLRKTGGTKFLKNMDTGHPIFYCNDCASQFRTPSAFIIHLESHLGFQIKDMSRLPLEHQTKAEPELSKALGAGTTEAPSPEEDIDSKFKCKLCSRTFASNHAVKLHLSKTHSKSPENHSQYVEMDKE